GACTCATCGCCAGCAAGGTGAACGGCACCATCGCCAGCAGGAGCGCCAGCCTCGCTGCCGGTCGATCTTCGATACGGGGTGACAACCAGAAATTGAGGACGAGAGTCACGGGAAGATGAATCAGGTAGGCGTACAAGGTGTACCGGCCAAGCTCTGACAACCGGCCAGCCCGGCGCTCCGGCACGAGTGACATCACCGCACAGGACACCACCACGCCGATCACCAGAACCAAAATCCGTATCCCAGCGGAACGGGTCGCAGAACCGCCGAGCTCGGCGTAGGTCAGACGGTGTTGAAACCACACGTTCTGAATTCTCGCCGCATTGGCCCAGACGACGGAACCGGCAACGGCGACCACCGCGCCTGACGAGACGCGCACCCAGGGCCGGCGCAGCCAGGTCTCAATCTGAGGAAGTATCTGCATCCCAAAGAGAAACACCGGAAAGAAGGCCAGCGTTCGCATAATCGAGTAGTGATTCGGGATCAAACCGCTGACCGCGACGCCAAGCAGCGCAAGGGGCCACAGCAACCAGTCCACCACCCGCCGGCGGCCAACAACCGTTGCCAGCAGCCTCCAAAAGAACAACGACACCAGAAACCAGAGCCCGAAGGGAACGTAGCCCAAGGTTACCCGAGGGCGGTCGGCCACCAGCGCCACCACGCTGAGGTTGAAGGCCGCAAACATGACGAGCGGCAGGATCAGGCTTCCCCAGCTCTTCCGGAAGGTCAGCATCGGAGCGGCGGCCGGCTTCACGAAGCGACCCGACAACATGACGAACAGCGGCATGTGGAACAAGAAGATCATATCGCCGGAAGGGTCCGAGACCCCTGGGTAGAAGCCTCGTGCCAAACCCCAGTGGCCGGCGACCACCAGGCAGATTCCCACCACCCGTACGTTGTCGTGCCAAGCCGAGCGCTCAGTCACCAACGGAGCTCCGGTCCACCAACGGCAAACCGTCGCAGGTTGCGCTGCGCCGGGGGCACAACCGTTTACCTGATCCGGCAAGCTCGGGTTGCATGTCCATTTCGGCCATCCCCCACGGTAACGCTGCTGGCACCCGGCCCGAAATTTTCGGAGCTGAGCGAACGCGGCTTGCCTCCACCGTGCTCGGTAAGATCGCAGACCACTCCCAGACCGTCACCGAACACTAGGTGAATGCGCCTGTCACGTTGATCGTCACTGGACACCACTTGCGTCAGGTTTTTTCGAGAAACATCACGAAGGGCACCATGGCATTGGTGGGGCTTGGCTGCGTTGGCGCGTGGGCGGTGCTTGGAAGCCCTGGGTTACCGGCCGCACAGCAGGTGACCGGGGCCGTCGTCGTGCTTGGAAGCGCCGCCCTCCTGGCGATCAAGCTGCGGTTCCTTCGCTTGACTGGTCAAAGCAATCAGAGCCTGGCCCAGCAACAGCAGCAGATGCTCAAGACCCAAGGCGCTGAACTACGACGCCTTGGTGAGGATCTCACGCGTGCCAAAACCGCGTTGGAAGCAGCCGCTCAGCATGCCGCAGAATCCCGCAGCCAGGTTGCGACCGCCACCAGGACCGCCAACGATGCAATGGAGTTGGCCGTCCACACCGGCACAACCCTCCGCCATGAGATCGAAGGCCGACTGACCGATGTCGGTGCCGTCGCACCGGTGGCGGTGAGAGATGCGCCTCACCCGCTGCTCAGCGTTGCCGTGCCGGGATTCAACCGTCCGTCCCTCCTTGAGGAATGCCTGGCATCGATCGTGGCCGAGTTGGAGTTCGTGGAACCAGGCACTGTCGAGATCGTCGTCACCGACGACCAGTCACCCGACCGTCGGGCCGCAGCCGTGGCGGCTGAGTTTGCTCGGATGCACCCATTCGTCGGTCTCCGCATCAACTCGGAGAACCTCGGTCTGGAGGCCAACCTGCTGGAGGCTGCAAGGGGATGTCGCGGTGAATACCTTTGGATCTTCGGCAACGACGACCGCTGGGTGCCCAGCGGCTTTGCTCAGGTACTGGAGGACATTCGGGCTGCTCCGGCCGACGTTCTGTTGTTCGAAAAATCTCGAATCGGTTTGGATGGCCGCCCGCTGCCCGACCGCGAAGGCAACGCTCCAATCAAGTTGGACCCAGGCCAGGCGCATCGCTTTGACCGCTTGGTGGATGTGGGCACCTACAACGGGGTCAATTCATCACTGGGGTGGATCAGCCAGGTGGTCATGCGCCGCAAACCGTTCATGGCGGTCGACCCGGAGCCATACCTGGGACTCACGATGTATCCCCAGCTGGCGATGATGCTGCAGGCGTTCGGCGACCGCCCGCTGTTCTACCGAAATCATCGTGCGGCGCTGCATCGTAGCCCCACCGCCCCGCAACGCCTCGCCGAACTTCTCGGTCGGCGTGAAGCCACCTTCTGGCAGGTTGGCCGTGTGCAGCGTGCACGCTGGTTCGGCGCCAGCTACGCGGCCCTTTTGCAGCGCGTCGTCGATCGTAGCGGCCTTGAGACCACGGACTTCGCAAACCACGTGGAGCGGCTCTGGACCAAACAGCCCCTGGTGGATTGGGTGGAGTCGAACTGGCGAGAGGGACTGGCCGATGGTTTGGAGCTGCCTGGAGAGTGGCTGAGCGACGCCCGCCGATTCTTCGCCATCCTTGGTCGCACACCTCCCGAGTGAGCCTGACGACCACGAACTTTCGCTCGACTTTTGGTCAAACCCTCCTTAGCGTGCTGGTCGACAGCCATGTATTTCATGAGGGGACCTTCGCATGACCCGAAACGGTGACAGCCATCCGTATCGCACGAGCAGATCCAAGTTGTTCACTGTGTTCGCTGTGCTGTTGATGATCGGAGGTTCGCTCGTCGCAACCTCCGCTCCCGCCGGCGCGGAACCCGGCAATCTTGCCGACATCGATGTGGCGGATATCGATGGCAGATACGTCGTCGCCGCACTCACCACCGGCGGCACCATCCAGGTCGAGGTGGTGACATGTTTGTCGACCTGCACGAAGCACGGCTGGTCCTCACTTGGTGGAGGATTCAAATCGGTGAATGTTGAGTACCTCGCCGAAGGCCGCCCTGTCGTGATCGCCCGGCGAAATAACGGCGCCACCTGGTATAAGCGTGGGAGCTGCTCGGCGACCAGCTGCTCCTGGATCAGCTGGAAGGATCTGGGAGGCTCCGTCATCGACATCGCGACCTCAGCCTCTGGAGGCAATTGCGTTTTGCTGGCAGGTAAAAGTGCCACCAAACGGGTCTATCAGGCCAAAGTCTGCGCCAATACCGTGCAGGGATGGGGTTACACCGGCGGTCAGCTCGACAACATCGCCGTCAGCGGTGACCGCATCTTTGGGACCACCTCGTCCCAACAAATGTGGTGGTACAAAAATGGGCTCTGGAAGGGGGCGGGCGGCAACACCATAGAACCCGCAGCCAAATTCGGGGATGGAGAATTGTGCGGGCTTTCTCAGAGCAGCCGGAAACTGTGGTGTGTTAACACATCCACCAACAAGTGGACCAATCACGGTGGTTACTGGCGCAAGCTCGACGATGACCGCACAATCGGCATCGGAGGAGGTTGGGATGCGTGGGTTCTCGATGGTGAAGCGAACGCCGGCAACAACTACGAGGATAACGTCGCCACCAGTTTCGGCGGCAAGGTCAACGAAGTGGCATGGACCGACACCAAGGATTTCATGGTCGGAATCGGGTCGGACTATCGCCCCTGGTATCAGGACACTCTCGGGACGAGCCACGGGACCTGGGCGACGCTCTGAGCCACTCCTTCCCCCCAACATCTGGGGTGGCGTCGGAACCCCGACCTTGTGACCGACAGCATCTTCATGAACCCGGCGGCGTGACCCAGCGGCTCCACTCCCTCCAACGAAGGGCCGGCACATGCGCAGGTTCGCTCTCCATCAACAGACAAACCATCGAAGAAGCCTGCCGATAGCCCTGCTCGGTGTGCTGCTGATGACAGGAGTGTCGCTCGCCGCGACCTCCACCCCCGCAGGGGCATCACCCGGCAGCCTTTCCGACATCGACGTCACGGCCGTCACGATGGGTACAAACGTGATCGCAGCGCTCACCGTCGGGGGAACCATCCAGGTCGAGGTGGTCACCTGCACCGGGCCAGCATGTGACAAGCATGGTTGGACTTCGCTTGGCAGCGGATTCAAATCGGTGACGGTCCAATACCTCACCGGACCACGCGTGGTGGTGATTGCCCGACGTGACGACGGTGCCACCTGGTATAAGCGTGGAAACTGCTCCGGTACCGCTTGTTCCTGGGAGAGTTGGAGAAACCTGGGAGGCGCCGTCATCAATGTTTTGGCATCCAATGCGACCGGATGCGCTCTACTCGCGGGTCAGACTTCCACCAAACGCGTGTATCAGGCCCAGGTATGTGGTGACTCGGTGCAGGGGTGGACCTACACAGGCGGCCAACTCAGCGAGATCGCCAACGACGGCTACCGCATTTTTGGGACCTCGGCTTCCGGGCAGATGTGGTGGTATGAATACGGAGAATGGAGGTGGGCCGGCGGAAACGTCACCCAACCCGTGTGGGGCCTCGGATATGGAGAGATGTGCGGACTTTCCGATGGCGCCCGACATCTGTGGTGCGTCGACAGGTACACCAACCAGTGGACCTACCACGGCGGCTCGTGGCGCAAACTGGACGACCAGAAAACTATTGGCATTGGACAGGCCTGGGATGTGTGGACCAACGGCCAGGATTACGATCGTTCGAGCTGGGGCGGCAAAGTGAACGAAGTCGCTTGGTCAGAGGACTTCGAACTCATGGTCGGCGTCGGATCCGACTATCACCCCTGGTATCAGACCACCGCCGGGGGCTTTGCAGGCGGTTGGCGGGGACTCTAAGCACGTCCCGAGCGTGGAATCGATGACCAGGGCCATCTAGGGATCGGCGCCACTCGCGGGATTCCTTCGACCTCGACGGGCAAACAGATTCATGAGTAGCGTGACCGTTTACGACCGACCGAAGTCCAACAAGGGAGTTCCCATGCACGAGATAGATCATCACCAAGCCACCAACCGGTGGCGACATCTACCATTCAAGTTGCTCGCTGCACTCCTGATGATCGGGGGATCGCTGGTTGCCACTTCTGCCACTGCCGGAGCGGCACCCGGCAATCTCGCCGATATCGACGTGAAGGGTATCGGCAACGACGTCTACGTCGTTGGGGCACTCACCAGTGGGGGAACCATCCAGGCCGAAGTGGTGGCCTGCTATTACGAGAACTGTCAGAAACACGGTTGGACATCTTTTGGCAGCGGCTTCAAGTCGGTCATTGTTGAATACATAGGTTATGGACGTCCAGTCCTCATTGGCAGGCGGACGAACGGCGCAACGTGGTTCAAGAGAGGGAACTGCTCGGGTGTGACCTGCTCATGGAACAGCTGGTACAGCATGGGCGGATCCGTCACCACCATCGCGGCCGACACCAGCTACTCGTGCGCTCAACTCGCAGGCCGAAGCAGCACCGGATCTGTTTTCAAGGCCGAGATCTGCTCTGACAGCTTCAAGAGATGGAGCTACACGGGCGGCAAGCTCAGCCAAATCGCCACCTCCAGCAGCTCCATCTTCGGAACTTCGCCGTCGGGAAGCCTTTGGTGGTTCGACGGCGACAGTTGGTCGGGTGCAGGTGGCCGGGTCACCCAACCCGCGCTTCACGTAGGTGACTCAGACGAGCTGTGCGGTCTGGCTGGCCAAGGTCGCAACCTTTGGTGCTTCGACCAGTACACCTACCAGTGGAGTAACTATGGTGGGTATTGGCGAAAGCTTGATGATGGCAAGACCGTTGGCGTTAGCAAATATTGGGGGGCATGGGCCCACGATTACCGAGACGCAGTCAGCTTCGGTGGGCAAGTCAATGAGGTGGCGTGGAATGACTACCTCATGGTTGGTGTCGGTGCGGATTACAAGCCCTGGTACCAGAACACCTACAACGAAGGTGGCAACGGTTGGCGAGCCCTCTGACTCTCGCTCCGGTGTAAGCCGGTAGGCGACGCTCTTTCCTCAACGGGCCGACCACGCGACGTGGTCGGCCCGTCGCACGTTCGCCGCCACGGCCACCGCCACACGCTTTGACTGAGAGTGGCGGTTCGACTAGCCGCGATCCGGCACGTTTCTCCGGTGTTGGCGGCCTGAAAGCCGTTTTGGTGTGAGGGGGGTTGGTATCGGATGTGGTGGGGTGCTCGTGGCGGGTTCAGAGGGCTGCTACCCGGCTGTCCAGTGTGTTGAGGTGTGTTCGGGTTGGTGTGTGGGGTCGGTGAAGTAGCCCGGCCGAAGGTTCGGGCTGGTGGACTGGCTGTCTGGAGTAGGTGACGGTCAGATCTGGAGTGGTGCGGGCGGGTTCATGGTCCGGAGGCGGCGTCCTGCGTT
Above is a genomic segment from Candidatus Microthrix parvicella Bio17-1 containing:
- a CDS encoding acyltransferase family protein; the protein is MTERSAWHDNVRVVGICLVVAGHWGLARGFYPGVSDPSGDMIFLFHMPLFVMLSGRFVKPAAAPMLTFRKSWGSLILPLVMFAAFNLSVVALVADRPRVTLGYVPFGLWFLVSLFFWRLLATVVGRRRVVDWLLWPLALLGVAVSGLIPNHYSIMRTLAFFPVFLFGMQILPQIETWLRRPWVRVSSGAVVAVAGSVVWANAARIQNVWFQHRLTYAELGGSATRSAGIRILVLVIGVVVSCAVMSLVPERRAGRLSELGRYTLYAYLIHLPVTLVLNFWLSPRIEDRPAARLALLLAMVPFTLLAMSRPVRRLTEPMVEPVKFATSGHPTSA
- a CDS encoding glycosyltransferase, with the protein product MGLGCVGAWAVLGSPGLPAAQQVTGAVVVLGSAALLAIKLRFLRLTGQSNQSLAQQQQQMLKTQGAELRRLGEDLTRAKTALEAAAQHAAESRSQVATATRTANDAMELAVHTGTTLRHEIEGRLTDVGAVAPVAVRDAPHPLLSVAVPGFNRPSLLEECLASIVAELEFVEPGTVEIVVTDDQSPDRRAAAVAAEFARMHPFVGLRINSENLGLEANLLEAARGCRGEYLWIFGNDDRWVPSGFAQVLEDIRAAPADVLLFEKSRIGLDGRPLPDREGNAPIKLDPGQAHRFDRLVDVGTYNGVNSSLGWISQVVMRRKPFMAVDPEPYLGLTMYPQLAMMLQAFGDRPLFYRNHRAALHRSPTAPQRLAELLGRREATFWQVGRVQRARWFGASYAALLQRVVDRSGLETTDFANHVERLWTKQPLVDWVESNWREGLADGLELPGEWLSDARRFFAILGRTPPE